DNA sequence from the Verrucomicrobiota bacterium genome:
TCCGAACAATTGACTTGTCCGATCTCAACCTGACAATCGCGGAGCAATTCGCCCGGCAATTGCTGCTAAAGCGGTTGCTTCCCGAGTCAGAATTCAGCGATGGATTGATCCTCGCTGAAACCTCGCTAGATCAGGGACGGAGTGGAATCCGTCCCTACCAATGGGATTGCCTCCGACAAGCGCTTTCGAGATTTCACAAAAGGCAACGAAGTGGCCCAATGCCTTCGTTCTCTTCGTTTCCTTTTGTGGAAATACCGGTTCACATCGCTCCACAAATCCGGCTTTTCTTCGGCTCGTTTCGCGTGTTGAATGCGGCGCATGAAATCTTCCACCGCATCTGCAGTCTCATTCCTGGGGTCCCTGTTTCTCGCCGCGTCCGCGGTTTCTGCCGCCGAGCCGCGTTCGGGCAACGCCGGCGTGGGGCCCAGTTTCAAAGGGCCGATCGGCCTGCAGCTTTACAGCCTTCGCGGGGACTTTGCCACGGAGGTCCCCGGCACACTCAAGAAGGTCAAAGATTACGGCTTCAAAATCGTCGAACTCGCGGGCACCTACAATTCAACGCCGGAGAAGTTCAAGCAAATGCTCGACGCCCATGGGCTGAAGCCGGTCAGCGGCCACTTTCCTTACGACCGTTACCGCGACGACGCGGAAGGCGTGGCGCGTGATGCGAAGGCGCTGGGACTGGAGTACGTCGGCTGCGCGTGGATTCCGCACGAAGGCGATTTCGACGAAAAGCAATGCCGCGATGCCATCGGCGTCTTCAACCGCGCGGGCGAGGCGCTGGCGAAGCATGGTCTGAAATTCTTTTACCACACCCACGGCTACGAGTTTCGCCCGCATGGCCAGGGCACGCTCTTCGACCTGATGATGGCTGAGACCAAACCCAACTTTGTGCGCTATCAGATGGACGTGTTCTGGGTAGTGCATCCGGGGCACGATCCCGTGAAGCTTCTCCAGAAATACGGCGCGCGGTGGGAGCTGATGCACGTCAAAGACATGAAGAAGGGTCTCAAGGGCGATCTCACGGGCAAGTCGGACGTCAGCAACGACGTGGTGCTGGGCACCGGCCAGATGAACTGGCCCGCCATTCTAAGCGCGGCCGCGAAAGCGGGCGTGAAGTATTATTTCATCGAAGACGAATCGCCGACTGCCGCGCAGCAAATTCCTCAAAGCCTGCGTTATCTGGAACGATTAAAGTGGTGAGGGAGCACACACAAACACGACTGAGGCAGCGACCTTGACTCGCCACGAACTCCGGGCCGCGTTTGACCGCGTGGTTTTTGAAAGTGTGCGGCCGGGCGCGATTGGGCTGGCGTTTCTTTACGTCTTCTTCGCCGGAGCCCACCTGGTTTTGCTGAAAGAGCCGGCGCGGACGGTCATGGCGACACTGGCGCTTTTGTCGGCCGTGGCCTTGCTTGTGATCTGGTCACTGTTGCGCCAACGCACGGTTCAACAATATTCTGACCGCGTCATCTACACGAGCGGATACAGCACGGACTTTGCGGACGTGGAAACGTCGCTCGGTCCCCGCGTTCACTTCTTGCCCAAGCCTTACCAGTTTCCGGTCCTGGCCAGTTTGATCCGCGAATGCCTGGACGCGCAGCCGTAGTAGAGAGAGGAGTGCCGGAGTGACGGGGTGTCGGAGTATCGCATTGGTCTGAACCGGGGAAAGCCCTTACGCTCCGACACTCCGATACCCCGTTACTCCGTTACTCCGTCACTCCCGCAGCCGCGTTGGCGCTTGCCTTTTTCGGGACGTTCAACTTCCTTGTCGCCATTGACCGTGAGCAGTGATTCGAACAGCGGCGCCAAAACTTTTTGGCAGCAGTCCAACGATTTGAACAACCGCGCCTGGCGGCATCGGCTGGCTCGGTTCGCCCGGGCGAACTTTCAACGCGGCTGCGCCAGGCTCCTGCAGCTTGCCGACGATCCGCGCGTCGTCACGGCCTGGAGACATGGCTGGGATGCGGATCATTTCATCCGGTTGCTTCGTTGCCGCGATCGAGGATTCCGCCCGCGGATTGTGTATGACATTGGCGCGCACGAAGGCCGCTGGACCGAGATGTGCCAATCCATTTTTTCGCCCGCGCAATGTTTCTTATTCGAGCCGCAGCCCGACTACCAGGCCAGGGCCAAAACCCGCCAACCGGCTGGCGCGCGCTGGGAAGTCATTCCGGTGGCTTTGGGCGACGCCGAACAAATTCGGCAGATTTACGTCACGGAAAACGACACGGCGTCCTCGCTCCTACGTCCCTTGGAAGGCGGCGTGCCGCCGGCGTGGGGAACGCGAACTGTGAATCAACGAGAAGTCCAGATCGCCACGCTGGATGAACTGGCCGCCAAGAACAAATGGCCCGCCCCCGATCTGGTGAAGATCGACGTGCAAGGCTATGAAGGCCGCGTCATCGCCGGCGGCAAGAATGTCCTGTCGCAGGCGCAGCGCCTGGTTGTGGAAGTGTCGTTGCACGCCATTTACAGCGAGCAATCATTGCTTCCGGAGATTGCGGGCACCTTATCGGGTTGGGGTTACGAAATCGAGGATATGAATGATGCGTGCCGGGAATGGGCCGGGCGACTCTGGCAGGCCGATCTCTGGTGGCGACGCGCGGGCAATCCGCCAACCCAATGAAGAACACCACCGTGCCTTCGATCCGGGCTTTTCTCCTCACCCCATCCCTTCCCATGAACCCGCCCTCCGGACCGTGGCCTTTAGGCCGCGTCAATGCTCGACTGTGGAGAGTGCGCGAAAGCAGTCTGAAGGCTGCGGTCCGCACTGTCTTCGGTTCATGGGCGGTGGGCATGGTTCTGAGACCAAGGCAGCTTCCCATGAACCGGGTAGGGACGGATTCCACTCCGTCCCTGACTTTACTCTGCGATCGGAAAGACAGTTCCAGGGACGCGGTGGAACGCGTCCTTACCAGTTCATGGGCCGTGTGCACGGCTCGAAGGCCGTGGAGGCTCTCCACGAACCTGGCGTCGGGAGCGCGGCGTTCACGCCGCTTGACGCTCCGATGCCACAGGCGCTTCGGAACTCGAAGCGGCGTGAACGTCGCGCTCCGGTTCAAGGGTTCAAGGCGTAAATTGTTTTGGGAAATTCTCTCCTCAAGGGTGAGGGGAAACGGCGCGCGCTTCAATCCGAGCGTCTAAGTTGACCGACATGATGGCTTCAGATCTCTTGGCAAGTCTCCACCGATGCCTCCGCTATCAGCAAGCGCGGGCCTGGGAGAAGCCGTGGATCGACCCGCGGCGATTCGTAACTAATCAGTTGTTGAAGTTCGGCGTGATCGGCGGCTCGCCCGGGAACGTCCGAGCGGCGGACGCCTTCCATCTGCGAAACTTCGCCGTCGTGAGCGGAGAAGCCGTGAGCCAGGAGATTGCCTGTTATGGGTTCGTCGAGCCGAAACTGACCGAAGCGTTGCTCCGCCTCGTCCAGCCGGGGCAAGTCGTCGTGGACATCGGAATGCACCTGGGCTACTACGCGACGTTGCTGGCCTTGCTCGTCGGGGAGCGCGGAGAGGTTCACGGATTCGAGCCAACGCCTTCGACGCGGGACATCGCCCGCCGGAACACGGATCGGTTTCCACAAATCCGGGTGCATCCCTTCGCGGTTTGGTCTTCGGTGAAGACGCTGGCCTTTCGGGATTATGGTCCGCGGTGGATGGCGTTCAATACCTCGGCTAAATCGAAACTGGACAAAGAACCCGCGGCGCCCAGAGAAATCGAAGTCCAGACCATCACGCTCGATCAATTCCGCGCCTCGCTCGACCGGAACATCGCGCTGATGAAGATCGACGCGGAATCGGCGGAGCGGGAGATTCTCGCCGGGGCGCAGACCCTGCTGAAAACGGACCGCCCGACGATCAGCGTGGAGGTCGGGGACAACGATCAATCGCGGGACAGTCGCTTGCTGGTGGACGCGCTGATCGGGCTGGGCTACGCGCCCTGGGATTTTGTTGAGGGGCGGTTTCAGCGGCACCAGCCGCGCCAGGCTTACCCGTACGACAACTTGATCTTCGCGCCGGCCGATGTGGACCTTTCCTGATTGAAAAAACTGAACCAGATCTTCGCGGTCGTGCCGGACTGCCACAATTCATCCGGGTACTACCGCCTGCTCTGGTCGCGGCATATCTACGAAGGTCTCCGGCCCTGGGTCAAACGCCTGATCGTTCCCGACCACATCGACTTTAGCTGGGCGCGACAAGGACACGGCATCGACTTGACCCCCTACGCGCCGAATCGCGCCAAGGTGAGCGAGCAGTTGCAGGGGCAGATTCGAGCAGCCCACCAGAGCCACGGCCTGGACGCGGTCATCTCCTATTGCTTCGCGTTCGATCTCGATCTCCAGGTTGTTCAGGAGACCGTCCGGGCCGGAATTCCGTGGGTGAATTTCTTCTGTGACAGCACCCAGATGTTCGAGAAGGTCGAGGCGCTGGCCCGCGCTGTTTCTCTGAACTGGTTCCCGGAATCGGCGGCCATTCGGAACTACCAGGCCCTCGGCGTGCCTTATCTCTGTCAGCCGTATGCGCTGAATCCGGAATTCCTTCCGGATCTCACGAGCTTAGACTCCGCGCGCGGCGTGGGCTTCATCGGATTGCCCACCACGAATCGCATCACGCAACTGGGCTGGCTGAGGTGCTTTGGTTGCCCGGTTGATATCCGTGGGCACGGCTGGGTAGGCGAAGGGCAGGATCCCTTTTACAATCCAGTTTCCAGGTCGAAACGCTTCTGGAGATCACTGTTCGTGCCGGGATTGCTGGAGAAAATTCTCCGGCGAGCTTTTTGGCCATGGGTCGTCAAGCGCGCTCAAGGACCGTTGAGCGACGAGGCCTTCGGCGAATTTGTCCGCGCCCACCGTGTCATTCTGGGATTGAACCAGGGCATCAACGCGCAAGGCCGGCTGGCCAGTTACTTGAAATTCCGCGACGTGGAATTTCCCGGATACGGGTGCTGTTACCTCACTGAACATAACGCGGACGTCGAAGCCGCATTCGAGGTCGGCCAGGAAATCCTCACTTATCGCAACATGTGGGAAGCCGCAGAACAGCTCCGCTGCGTCCGGCGGGAACCACACCTCGCGTCCAAGATCGGCCAAGCCGGAAGGCAGCGCGTTCTCGCGACGCACACTTGGGAAGTCCGTCTCAAGCAATTGGCGGCGAAACTGTGAGTTCCACTGCGTCGATTTCAGCCCCCACACCTGACCGCGCCGCCTCAGGACGCTCCTGATCGCAGGCCAATTCCCTTTGCGGCTGGTGGACGAGGGATGGTCTTACTGGAAAACGAGAAGTTCCAGTCCGATCTTCGAATTCCCACCAGGTGTCGGTCACAATTTCGGCGACTCCACGATAGTCTGCGGCCCACAAGTCAGGTCGGGCCTCGACGGTATGTTTCCTCGGGTCAGCGCACAGCATCTGCATCGCATATCCCAACGCAAACGATGCGTCCAAGACTGCGCCGCAATCCTTGGCTTTATGCCAACCATGCATGGCCACATCACAGATTGCATCAACCGCATCGTGAGCGACTATCCAGAACGCGCTGCCATTGAGATAAATCGGATTCCGCACGCCGTTCTGAGCCATGATCGCTCCGTAACGTTCCGCGCTGATTCGGCAAACTTCCTTCGCGGGTCCGACTTTCGACAATTCGACCTCCAACGGCACGTGAATGGGAGATCGGCTGAGCGCACCGACGAGATGCAAAGGGGCGCTCAGGAAAATCGTGCTCGGTTCGACCCATACGAAATAGTCAAATGGCAATCTCGAGATTGCGGCCTTGAGATAAATCAGTTTGTGCAGGCCACAGCGATCCTCCGGATCATGAGCTTCATAACACTCGCAAGCCTGAATTGGCGCGTCCGTGAGGACGTGGAATTCCTTGAAGACTCCTACGTCCCGTGCCGTGCGCACGCAATGCAGCATCTGTGAGCGCTCTTCAGCGCCTCGCGCAACAGACCAAAAGCAGTAATTGACTCTCAGCACGGCGGTCTCAGTCAAAGGTCAACGCCTCAATCCAGAGTTGACGGTGATGCTCCAAATTACACACCACCTTGCGCGCATATTCGGCAGCCTGGCGGCTGATCCTCTGCCGAAGCCGTTTTTGTAGAGTTGCTGAGCATAATATTTGAAGTCGGCGAAGTTCTTGCAGATAAAGCCCGACTCTTCGTGAACCATCATATTGTGAAATTGATGTCCGTGAGGAACCAGTGGAATCCCGCCAGTCAACATGGCCTCCAAAGTCGAGCGTCCCCAGGATTCCACGAAACGATGACCCAGCGGATAGATAAACAGATCGAGGCTCGCGAGAAACTTGGCCGCTGGAATTTTTTTCTCCGGCAACAACTCCCAGTTTTGGCCAAACCGGTGCCAACGATAAATTTTTCCGCAACTCCTCGTTCCAGGCCTGGACGCGAAACTTGACATCGTCCAGATCCAACTCCTCGTAAAAGACGGGAAAATCCGCCGGGAATTTCACCGGATCAGGACGAGATAACCGGCCGATTGTGAAGACTG
Encoded proteins:
- a CDS encoding sugar phosphate isomerase/epimerase, translating into MKSSTASAVSFLGSLFLAASAVSAAEPRSGNAGVGPSFKGPIGLQLYSLRGDFATEVPGTLKKVKDYGFKIVELAGTYNSTPEKFKQMLDAHGLKPVSGHFPYDRYRDDAEGVARDAKALGLEYVGCAWIPHEGDFDEKQCRDAIGVFNRAGEALAKHGLKFFYHTHGYEFRPHGQGTLFDLMMAETKPNFVRYQMDVFWVVHPGHDPVKLLQKYGARWELMHVKDMKKGLKGDLTGKSDVSNDVVLGTGQMNWPAILSAAAKAGVKYYFIEDESPTAAQQIPQSLRYLERLKW
- a CDS encoding FkbM family methyltransferase → MSSDSNSGAKTFWQQSNDLNNRAWRHRLARFARANFQRGCARLLQLADDPRVVTAWRHGWDADHFIRLLRCRDRGFRPRIVYDIGAHEGRWTEMCQSIFSPAQCFLFEPQPDYQARAKTRQPAGARWEVIPVALGDAEQIRQIYVTENDTASSLLRPLEGGVPPAWGTRTVNQREVQIATLDELAAKNKWPAPDLVKIDVQGYEGRVIAGGKNVLSQAQRLVVEVSLHAIYSEQSLLPEIAGTLSGWGYEIEDMNDACREWAGRLWQADLWWRRAGNPPTQ
- a CDS encoding FkbM family methyltransferase, whose amino-acid sequence is MMASDLLASLHRCLRYQQARAWEKPWIDPRRFVTNQLLKFGVIGGSPGNVRAADAFHLRNFAVVSGEAVSQEIACYGFVEPKLTEALLRLVQPGQVVVDIGMHLGYYATLLALLVGERGEVHGFEPTPSTRDIARRNTDRFPQIRVHPFAVWSSVKTLAFRDYGPRWMAFNTSAKSKLDKEPAAPREIEVQTITLDQFRASLDRNIALMKIDAESAEREILAGAQTLLKTDRPTISVEVGDNDQSRDSRLLVDALIGLGYAPWDFVEGRFQRHQPRQAYPYDNLIFAPADVDLS
- a CDS encoding glycosyltransferase family 1 protein, producing MKKLNQIFAVVPDCHNSSGYYRLLWSRHIYEGLRPWVKRLIVPDHIDFSWARQGHGIDLTPYAPNRAKVSEQLQGQIRAAHQSHGLDAVISYCFAFDLDLQVVQETVRAGIPWVNFFCDSTQMFEKVEALARAVSLNWFPESAAIRNYQALGVPYLCQPYALNPEFLPDLTSLDSARGVGFIGLPTTNRITQLGWLRCFGCPVDIRGHGWVGEGQDPFYNPVSRSKRFWRSLFVPGLLEKILRRAFWPWVVKRAQGPLSDEAFGEFVRAHRVILGLNQGINAQGRLASYLKFRDVEFPGYGCCYLTEHNADVEAAFEVGQEILTYRNMWEAAEQLRCVRREPHLASKIGQAGRQRVLATHTWEVRLKQLAAKL